One Flavobacterium sp. J372 genomic region harbors:
- a CDS encoding choice-of-anchor A family protein — protein MTNETEGPVACGGDLTIKGSYQVQVIHNSGTFTVGGVKIGLLVNGKVNYTSGNAVQVQSNTYVKIGNSTGSTVWYYDQNNATPPIRVTPTAGGYNGSPRIGASGKFSTAWRRCKQ, from the coding sequence ATAACAAATGAAACTGAAGGCCCTGTTGCCTGCGGCGGTGACCTTACTATTAAAGGCAGCTACCAGGTGCAGGTTATACATAATTCCGGTACCTTTACTGTAGGCGGAGTAAAAATCGGCCTGTTAGTAAATGGTAAAGTTAATTACACATCCGGAAACGCTGTTCAGGTACAGTCTAATACATACGTAAAGATTGGTAATAGCACAGGCTCTACCGTTTGGTACTATGACCAGAATAATGCCACACCTCCAATAAGGGTTACTCCTACAGCAGGAGGTTACAACGGTTCGCCCAGAATTGGAGCTTCAGGCAAATTCTCCACAGCTTGGCGTAGGTGTAAACAATAA